A window of Natronolimnobius sp. AArcel1 contains these coding sequences:
- the ftsY gene encoding signal recognition particle-docking protein FtsY: MFDNLKEKLGSFRKDAEEAAEENVEEVEDDADLEEIDETQIEADADLEADAAESSAESDAANAAEPDAPETAAADDGGAEQQGTPAEATTAGEAVEPAVEPDQAPEADPDLEPAADSEPELEAEDNSGLDLEGMIEDDDGAADTADADADSSGGPDVIADPAFNTDDDDEDDDNGSTGFGRKAKSLVKGKFVIEEEDLEGPLHELELALLSGDVEMGVVDEILDNLRDDLIGETRAFTTSTGDVIEEALRDAIYDVISVGQFDFDERIAIEDKPVTIVFTGVNGVGKTTSIAKMSRYLEERGYSSVMANGDTYRAGANEQIQEHADALDTKCISHEQGGDPAAVLYDAVEYAEANDIDVVLGDTAGRLHTDEGLMDQLEKIDRVVDPDMTLFVDEAVAGQDAVNRAREFNNAAETDGAILTKADADSNGGAAISVAHVTGKPILFLGVGQEYNHLERFDPDDMVNRLLEGEDDA; the protein is encoded by the coding sequence ATGTTCGATAACCTGAAAGAGAAACTCGGGAGCTTCCGGAAAGACGCCGAAGAGGCGGCTGAAGAGAACGTCGAGGAGGTCGAAGACGACGCTGACCTCGAGGAGATAGACGAAACGCAGATCGAAGCCGACGCCGACCTCGAGGCGGATGCCGCCGAGTCCTCAGCTGAGAGCGACGCGGCGAACGCAGCCGAGCCGGACGCCCCGGAGACTGCCGCAGCCGACGATGGCGGTGCCGAGCAGCAGGGAACACCAGCCGAGGCGACAACGGCAGGCGAGGCAGTCGAACCCGCCGTTGAACCGGACCAAGCGCCTGAGGCGGACCCCGACCTCGAACCTGCAGCGGACTCAGAGCCTGAACTCGAGGCCGAAGACAACTCTGGTCTCGATCTCGAGGGAATGATCGAGGACGATGATGGAGCCGCCGACACCGCAGACGCAGATGCCGACTCGTCTGGCGGTCCTGACGTCATCGCCGATCCAGCGTTCAACACTGACGACGATGACGAGGACGACGACAACGGCTCTACCGGCTTTGGCCGCAAGGCCAAATCACTCGTCAAAGGGAAGTTCGTCATCGAGGAAGAAGACCTCGAGGGACCACTCCACGAACTCGAGTTGGCGCTCCTGTCGGGTGACGTGGAGATGGGCGTCGTCGACGAGATTCTCGACAACCTGCGTGACGACCTCATTGGCGAGACGCGAGCCTTCACGACGTCGACTGGCGATGTCATCGAGGAGGCCCTGCGCGATGCCATCTACGACGTGATCAGCGTCGGCCAGTTCGATTTCGACGAGCGCATCGCCATCGAAGACAAGCCAGTCACCATCGTCTTCACCGGTGTCAACGGCGTCGGAAAGACGACCTCAATTGCGAAGATGAGCCGCTATCTCGAGGAACGAGGCTACTCGTCGGTGATGGCAAACGGCGACACGTATCGCGCCGGCGCGAACGAGCAGATTCAGGAACACGCCGACGCGCTCGACACGAAGTGCATCAGCCACGAACAGGGTGGCGACCCCGCCGCGGTGCTGTACGACGCCGTCGAGTACGCCGAGGCTAACGACATCGACGTCGTCCTCGGCGATACGGCAGGTCGACTCCACACTGACGAGGGCCTGATGGATCAACTCGAGAAGATCGACCGCGTCGTCGATCCCGACATGACGCTGTTCGTCGACGAAGCCGTCGCCGGACAGGACGCAGTCAATCGTGCTCGAGAGTTCAACAACGCTGCTGAAACCGACGGCGCAATCCTGACGAAAGCCGATGCCGACTCGAACGGCGGTGCAGCGATTTCGGTCGCTCACGTCACCGGGAAGCCGATTCTGTTCCTCGGCGTCGGGCAGGAGTACAATCACCTCGAGCGGTTCGATCCCGACGACATGGTGAATCGCCTGCTCGAGGGCGAGGACGACGCATAG
- the pfdA gene encoding prefoldin subunit alpha, which translates to MGQQQLQQLSQELQELEQQIEALEGEVESLRQEKTEIDEATDALETLESGSTVQVPLGGGAFLRATIEDIDEAIVELGANYAAEFEQDGAVDALESKKELVDEQISELNDEVTELEAESQQLEQQAQQMQQQAMQQQMQQMGQQGQPDADE; encoded by the coding sequence ATGGGTCAGCAGCAACTTCAGCAGCTCTCCCAGGAACTGCAGGAACTCGAACAGCAGATCGAAGCCCTCGAGGGTGAAGTCGAGTCGCTGCGCCAGGAGAAAACCGAGATCGACGAGGCGACGGACGCCCTCGAGACGCTCGAGTCTGGATCGACCGTGCAGGTCCCACTCGGCGGTGGCGCGTTCCTTCGTGCAACCATTGAGGATATCGACGAGGCAATCGTCGAACTCGGCGCGAACTACGCCGCAGAGTTCGAGCAGGACGGCGCTGTCGACGCTCTCGAGAGCAAGAAAGAACTCGTCGACGAGCAGATTTCCGAGCTGAACGACGAGGTTACGGAACTTGAGGCCGAGAGCCAGCAACTCGAACAGCAGGCCCAGCAGATGCAACAGCAGGCCATGCAACAGCAGATGCAGCAGATGGGCCAACAGGGCCAGCCTGACGCCGACGAATAA
- the rpl18a gene encoding 50S ribosomal protein L18Ae, translated as MSQFTVTGQFKARDGFAEFETTIDAENENVAREHALSQLGSQHGLKRTEIDLETVEEGDN; from the coding sequence ATGAGTCAGTTCACAGTCACCGGTCAGTTCAAGGCCCGCGACGGATTCGCGGAGTTCGAAACGACAATCGACGCCGAAAACGAAAACGTCGCCCGCGAACACGCCCTCTCCCAACTCGGGAGCCAGCACGGGCTCAAACGCACGGAAATCGACCTCGAAACCGTCGAGGAGGGTGACAACTAA
- a CDS encoding ASCH domain-containing protein, translating to MSEIEPSELLPSDRMQQQALEGTVTQIHRGHQYADESDTFTIEDTTFEVTTVRERTLGDLTDEDAQAEGMDDLEGYQKLLERAHDNFEWDDDSEVVLHEFDKR from the coding sequence ATGAGCGAAATCGAACCCAGCGAGTTACTGCCAAGCGACCGAATGCAACAACAGGCACTCGAGGGCACCGTCACACAGATTCATCGCGGCCATCAGTACGCCGACGAGAGCGACACGTTCACCATCGAGGACACGACGTTCGAGGTGACCACCGTACGCGAGCGCACGCTCGGCGACCTGACCGACGAGGACGCACAGGCCGAAGGCATGGACGACCTCGAGGGGTATCAAAAACTGCTCGAGCGCGCCCACGACAATTTTGAATGGGACGACGACAGCGAGGTTGTACTCCACGAGTTCGACAAACGCTGA
- a CDS encoding translation initiation factor IF-6, producing MQRLAFAGSSYVGVFARATDSCVLVRPDLDDDLVADLEAELEVPAIQSTVGGSSTVGALATGNENGLLVSSRVLEYERERLEDELDVPVAELPGNVNAAGNVVLANDYGAYVHPDLTREAIQIIKDTLAVPVERGDLAGVRTVGTAAVATNAGVLCHPKATDEELDFLEDALDVRADVGTVNYGAPLVGSGLLANESGYVVGEDTTGPELGRIEDALGYLD from the coding sequence TTGCAACGTCTCGCCTTTGCCGGGTCGTCCTACGTCGGCGTCTTCGCCCGCGCGACCGACTCGTGCGTGCTCGTCCGACCGGACCTCGACGATGACCTCGTTGCCGATCTGGAAGCCGAACTCGAGGTGCCCGCCATCCAGTCGACCGTCGGCGGCTCCTCGACAGTCGGCGCGTTAGCGACGGGTAACGAAAACGGCCTACTCGTCAGTTCGCGCGTCCTCGAGTACGAACGCGAGCGACTCGAAGACGAACTCGATGTCCCTGTCGCAGAACTCCCGGGCAACGTCAACGCCGCCGGAAACGTCGTTCTCGCGAACGACTACGGCGCGTACGTCCACCCCGACCTGACCCGAGAGGCGATCCAGATCATCAAAGATACCCTCGCAGTCCCCGTCGAACGCGGTGACCTCGCTGGCGTCCGCACGGTCGGAACCGCCGCCGTCGCGACCAACGCGGGTGTGCTTTGCCATCCGAAAGCAACCGACGAGGAACTCGATTTCCTCGAGGATGCGCTCGACGTGCGAGCCGATGTCGGCACCGTCAACTACGGCGCGCCACTCGTCGGCTCCGGACTGCTCGCAAACGAATCCGGCTACGTCGTCGGCGAAGACACGACCGGACCGGAACTCGGCCGGATCGAAGACGCGCTCGGCTATCTGGATTAG
- a CDS encoding 50S ribosomal protein L31e: MSASDFEERVVTVPLRDVKKGANHEAADLAMRLIREHLAKHFSVDEDAIRLDPSINEAIWSKGRANPPRKLRVRAARFDEEGEAVVEAEVAD, encoded by the coding sequence ATGAGCGCAAGTGATTTCGAGGAACGCGTCGTTACCGTTCCGCTGCGAGACGTCAAGAAGGGCGCAAACCACGAGGCCGCGGATCTCGCCATGCGACTCATCCGCGAGCACCTCGCGAAACACTTCTCTGTCGACGAAGACGCCATCCGCCTCGATCCCTCGATCAACGAGGCGATCTGGTCGAAGGGGCGTGCGAACCCGCCGCGTAAGCTTCGCGTTCGCGCCGCTCGCTTCGACGAAGAAGGCGAGGCCGTCGTCGAGGCCGAGGTCGCCGACTAA
- a CDS encoding 50S ribosomal protein L39e — protein sequence MGKKSKGKKKRLAKLENQNSRVPAWVMMKTDMEVQRNPKRRNWRRSNTDE from the coding sequence ATGGGTAAGAAATCGAAGGGCAAGAAGAAGCGACTTGCCAAACTCGAGAACCAGAACAGCCGCGTTCCGGCCTGGGTCATGATGAAGACAGACATGGAAGTCCAGCGGAACCCGAAACGACGCAACTGGCGGCGCAGCAACACTGACGAGTAA
- a CDS encoding M48 family metalloprotease: MRATLEHSLVVRMVFSVVLLGVATLGFITAVWGVFVGLLVFFRVSLSNAMTIATVPMASVLLAIAVLEWRSPRTIERAGAETTVDSSEYPELEATVTRVAAILDVPTPTIVVSETPVPEALVVGFRPSSIRLVLSTGTLATLEQDELEAVVAHELAHVKNRDAMVMTVLSLPTVLASGLVYRWNETSRLDLTIATLLAIVGLAGMIITQAIISVCARTRELAADRAAANVRGTGAPLASALQALDQEIQNTPSTDLREVQSVSALSILPLESDESEPPLTHWEDGGIEPPLWSIREPLIQLRMRLFRTHPTTTERLERLVAMEQESAQPVTQKDVRSR; the protein is encoded by the coding sequence ATGAGAGCAACGCTTGAACACTCGCTTGTGGTTCGGATGGTGTTCTCCGTTGTGCTGTTGGGTGTCGCAACGCTTGGATTCATCACTGCAGTTTGGGGTGTCTTTGTCGGTCTGCTGGTCTTCTTTCGTGTCTCACTGTCGAACGCGATGACAATTGCGACAGTTCCAATGGCTAGTGTTCTTCTCGCCATTGCGGTTCTCGAGTGGCGTAGTCCCCGAACAATTGAGCGCGCTGGGGCAGAGACAACGGTCGACAGCAGCGAGTATCCAGAACTCGAGGCCACGGTCACCCGTGTCGCAGCGATCCTCGATGTACCGACACCAACGATTGTCGTGTCAGAAACACCCGTCCCAGAGGCGTTGGTTGTCGGGTTCCGCCCATCGTCGATTCGGCTCGTACTGTCGACCGGAACGCTCGCAACGCTCGAGCAAGACGAACTGGAGGCCGTCGTTGCACACGAACTTGCACACGTGAAAAACCGTGATGCGATGGTAATGACGGTGCTCTCGTTGCCAACGGTTCTCGCGTCCGGACTCGTATATCGGTGGAACGAGACCTCAAGGCTCGACTTGACGATTGCAACGTTGCTCGCAATCGTTGGGCTCGCAGGCATGATCATCACGCAGGCCATTATCTCTGTCTGTGCTCGGACGCGAGAGCTCGCGGCGGATCGGGCCGCTGCCAATGTGCGTGGTACCGGCGCGCCGCTTGCGAGTGCGCTTCAGGCGCTGGATCAAGAGATTCAGAACACGCCATCGACGGATCTTCGCGAGGTGCAGTCAGTCTCTGCACTGTCTATCCTTCCGCTCGAGAGCGATGAGAGCGAGCCTCCGTTGACACACTGGGAAGACGGCGGAATCGAACCCCCACTCTGGTCGATTCGCGAACCGCTGATACAACTCAGAATGCGACTGTTCCGGACACACCCGACGACAACAGAGAGACTCGAGCGTCTGGTAGCGATGGAACAAGAGTCGGCACAGCCAGTCACTCAGAAAGACGTTCGCTCGAGATAG
- the thpR gene encoding RNA 2',3'-cyclic phosphodiesterase, with product MRLFVSVDLPDDLAEPIGALQDECGDASGLTLTDPKQAHMTLKFLGDVEEQRLPDLTRELAAAVADADVSPFEARFGGLGVFPSLEYISVVWLGTETGGEELTRLHEALEERTTAMGFEPETHEFTPHVTLARMEHAGGKELVQDLVTERDPTIGEMRVDEIRLTESTLTDEGPLYSTVERFSLE from the coding sequence ATGCGACTGTTCGTCAGCGTCGACCTTCCCGACGACCTCGCCGAACCGATCGGCGCGTTGCAAGACGAATGTGGCGACGCGAGCGGCCTCACGCTCACCGACCCCAAGCAGGCCCACATGACGCTGAAATTCCTCGGCGATGTTGAGGAACAGCGACTGCCCGACCTCACACGCGAACTCGCCGCCGCAGTTGCCGATGCCGACGTCTCTCCGTTCGAGGCCCGATTCGGCGGTCTCGGCGTCTTTCCAAGCCTCGAGTACATCAGCGTCGTCTGGCTCGGCACCGAAACCGGCGGCGAGGAACTGACGCGACTGCACGAGGCACTCGAGGAGCGAACGACGGCAATGGGGTTCGAGCCCGAAACCCACGAGTTTACGCCACACGTCACACTCGCGCGAATGGAACATGCTGGCGGGAAGGAACTGGTACAGGACCTCGTCACCGAGCGCGACCCGACTATTGGAGAGATGCGCGTCGATGAGATTCGCCTGACCGAGAGCACCCTGACCGACGAGGGGCCACTGTACTCGACCGTCGAACGCTTCTCGCTCGAGTAG
- a CDS encoding FAD-dependent oxidoreductase, with amino-acid sequence MTDVAVIGGGIGGLTAAHELAERGADVTVLEANDRFGGKARSMPIAGGPSSLHGEHGFRFFPAFYRHVIDTMERIPTDDGTVSDNLVETEATLIASATGPETIAETTTPDSIQGWLEALRPAFAEDLPPADVRFLLERLLYLLTACEARREEELDDISWWEFIDAEHRSQALRDRLAYATQALVALRPQVGSARTIGTIYLQLLFGQLDPTRPTEQVLNGPTNEVWIDPWITTLETLGVDCRSNTPVERLETDGTRVSAVVLSNGDRITADEYVLAVPVEVAPELIEPTLARVAPELRRIERLETAWMNGIQFYLSEDVQLTRGHQVYTDSPWALTSISQRQFWTGYDVAGRGPEAVEGVLSVIASDWETPGISVEKPARSCTREEIAMEVWAQLKQHLNDGTATARLTDDMLVDWFLDPAIVETDDGVTNRSPLLINTVGALRNRPRADVGVDNLTLASDYVRTNSDLASMESANEAGRRAANAILERQGYRGSPASIWDLEEPAVFEPFKRQDRIRYRFGLPHPAAVTQSLRTVTRHFSDGPRTR; translated from the coding sequence ATGACAGACGTTGCCGTCATCGGTGGGGGAATCGGTGGTCTCACTGCCGCTCACGAACTCGCCGAGCGCGGGGCCGACGTGACCGTCCTCGAGGCAAACGACCGGTTCGGCGGGAAAGCGCGGTCGATGCCGATTGCGGGCGGTCCCTCGTCATTGCACGGCGAGCACGGCTTTCGCTTTTTTCCGGCATTTTATCGCCACGTCATCGATACGATGGAGCGGATTCCGACCGACGACGGCACCGTTTCCGACAATCTCGTCGAAACCGAAGCGACCCTGATCGCGAGCGCAACCGGACCCGAAACCATCGCTGAGACAACCACGCCCGACTCGATTCAGGGGTGGCTCGAGGCGCTCCGGCCAGCCTTCGCCGAGGACCTCCCGCCGGCGGACGTGCGCTTTTTGCTCGAGCGATTGCTCTATTTGCTGACCGCCTGTGAAGCGCGCCGCGAGGAGGAACTCGACGATATTTCGTGGTGGGAGTTCATCGACGCCGAGCACCGCTCGCAGGCGCTTCGTGACCGGCTCGCCTACGCCACGCAGGCACTCGTTGCACTTCGTCCGCAGGTCGGCAGCGCCCGGACAATTGGGACGATCTACCTGCAACTCCTGTTCGGCCAACTCGACCCGACGCGGCCGACCGAGCAAGTGCTGAACGGGCCGACGAACGAGGTCTGGATTGACCCCTGGATCACCACCCTCGAGACGCTCGGCGTCGATTGCCGCTCGAACACGCCGGTCGAACGGCTCGAGACCGATGGCACACGCGTCTCTGCGGTCGTGCTGTCCAATGGCGACCGAATCACGGCCGACGAGTACGTCCTCGCAGTGCCAGTCGAGGTTGCCCCCGAGCTCATCGAGCCGACTCTCGCCCGGGTCGCGCCCGAACTCAGGCGGATCGAACGCCTCGAGACCGCCTGGATGAACGGCATTCAGTTCTATCTGAGCGAGGATGTCCAGCTCACTCGTGGGCATCAAGTCTACACCGACTCGCCGTGGGCACTGACATCAATCTCTCAGCGTCAGTTTTGGACCGGCTACGATGTTGCGGGTCGCGGACCCGAAGCTGTCGAAGGTGTTCTCTCGGTGATCGCCTCGGATTGGGAGACGCCCGGAATCAGCGTCGAGAAGCCAGCCAGATCGTGTACGCGCGAGGAGATCGCGATGGAGGTCTGGGCACAGTTGAAACAGCATTTGAACGACGGGACAGCAACGGCGAGACTCACCGACGACATGCTCGTCGACTGGTTTCTCGATCCGGCCATTGTCGAAACCGACGACGGGGTCACGAATCGCTCGCCGCTGTTGATCAATACGGTTGGCGCGCTCCGGAATCGCCCACGCGCGGACGTTGGTGTGGATAACCTCACGCTTGCGAGCGACTACGTGCGGACGAACTCCGATCTGGCGTCGATGGAATCTGCGAACGAAGCCGGTCGCCGCGCGGCGAATGCCATCCTCGAGCGCCAAGGCTATCGCGGCTCTCCTGCGTCAATCTGGGACCTCGAGGAACCGGCGGTGTTCGAGCCGTTCAAGCGCCAGGACCGAATTCGCTACCGGTTCGGCCTGCCACACCCCGCTGCGGTGACACAGTCACTGCGGACGGTAACGAGACACTTTTCGGACGGGCCACGAACCCGATGA
- a CDS encoding tetratricopeptide repeat protein: protein MTDRDGEDGRHEFSEGEGFQDPYDEFDLDPPELGVDPGKVDPVDSRVVSDTLDAENIGSDDVDATELLDVGLNYMQINRYEQATDAFERTAQFADDDRLEQEAWVNKGVAHAELEEYDAAIGAHREALQIDGESEHAATAETNLAYALWEFGEISEALEHAERAVEIDERFAEGWFNRAFFLSERGLSEEALHCIDNAIRLGLRNAKVLEEKAEILEELGEYDEAEEIADEANEMRERAEQRVMEERQEMQGQGVAGAGTQQGQQSNTQPRHTPEDPTVDVTDPGPAPKDEDDREWQLE from the coding sequence ATGACTGACCGAGATGGCGAGGACGGTCGCCACGAGTTCTCTGAGGGTGAGGGCTTTCAGGATCCCTACGACGAGTTCGACCTCGACCCGCCTGAGTTGGGCGTCGATCCCGGAAAGGTCGACCCTGTCGACTCTCGCGTCGTCTCCGATACGCTCGACGCAGAGAATATCGGGAGCGACGACGTCGACGCCACGGAACTGCTCGATGTCGGCCTGAACTACATGCAGATCAACCGCTACGAGCAGGCCACCGACGCCTTCGAGCGGACTGCCCAGTTCGCAGACGACGACCGCCTCGAGCAGGAAGCCTGGGTCAACAAAGGCGTTGCCCACGCCGAACTCGAGGAGTACGACGCGGCAATCGGTGCCCACCGCGAGGCACTCCAGATCGACGGCGAGAGCGAGCACGCCGCGACGGCAGAGACCAACCTCGCCTACGCCCTCTGGGAGTTCGGCGAGATTTCCGAAGCACTCGAGCACGCCGAACGCGCCGTCGAAATCGACGAGCGCTTCGCTGAAGGCTGGTTCAATCGGGCCTTTTTCCTCTCAGAGCGTGGCCTCTCCGAGGAGGCGCTGCACTGTATCGACAACGCGATTCGGCTGGGACTTCGCAACGCCAAAGTGCTCGAGGAAAAGGCAGAAATTCTCGAGGAACTGGGCGAGTACGACGAGGCTGAGGAAATTGCCGACGAGGCAAACGAGATGCGCGAACGCGCCGAACAGCGCGTCATGGAAGAGCGCCAGGAAATGCAGGGCCAAGGTGTCGCCGGGGCAGGCACACAGCAAGGCCAGCAGTCAAACACTCAGCCGCGACACACGCCGGAGGATCCGACCGTTGACGTGACCGATCCCGGTCCCGCACCGAAAGATGAGGACGACCGTGAGTGGCAACTCGAGTAG
- a CDS encoding DUF424 domain-containing protein, whose protein sequence is MIVNERETQEGLLVAVCDSDVLGETYEADNLSLTVTEEFYGGDEVDEHAVIESLARADVANIVGTRSVELAIEEGFVDEANVLEVGETLHAQLLRLY, encoded by the coding sequence ATGATCGTCAACGAACGGGAGACACAGGAAGGATTACTCGTCGCGGTCTGCGATAGCGATGTCCTCGGCGAGACGTACGAAGCTGACAACCTCTCGCTGACCGTCACCGAGGAGTTCTACGGCGGCGACGAGGTCGACGAACACGCTGTTATCGAGAGTTTAGCACGAGCCGACGTGGCCAACATCGTCGGCACCCGCTCGGTCGAACTCGCCATTGAGGAAGGGTTTGTCGACGAAGCGAACGTTCTCGAGGTCGGCGAGACCCTGCACGCACAGTTGCTGCGGCTGTACTGA
- a CDS encoding SHOCT domain-containing protein: protein MPAPTELPSLGSSIRRLIEAYTPDGTAGRLGLATVTGAVGGYALLLAFGFMINPWVGSLLLVPLGAIAGIGLLITTVVTLWPIYLSLIGHLESPADYSKQPKDDRPPVDADTSADRNNEDDPIEQLKSEYEQDALSEEEFERALEAILATDQSVQSEATATNRPSSKDKEASHSETLKSDQDVESTRERTSERTQ from the coding sequence ATGCCTGCACCCACGGAACTGCCCTCTCTTGGGTCGAGCATCCGACGACTTATCGAGGCGTATACCCCCGACGGAACAGCCGGCCGTCTCGGACTGGCGACGGTCACTGGTGCAGTTGGCGGCTACGCACTGTTACTCGCGTTCGGATTCATGATCAACCCCTGGGTTGGCTCCTTGCTGCTTGTTCCGCTGGGTGCCATCGCTGGAATCGGTCTCCTGATCACCACAGTGGTAACGCTCTGGCCGATCTACCTTTCGCTGATTGGTCATCTCGAGTCTCCGGCAGACTATTCAAAACAACCAAAAGACGATCGGCCGCCAGTCGATGCCGATACTTCGGCGGATCGCAACAACGAAGACGACCCGATAGAACAGCTCAAGAGCGAATACGAGCAGGACGCACTGTCTGAAGAAGAATTCGAACGTGCACTCGAGGCGATACTCGCAACTGATCAGTCAGTCCAATCGGAGGCAACCGCAACGAATCGGCCCTCAAGCAAAGACAAAGAGGCATCACATTCCGAGACACTCAAGTCAGACCAGGATGTGGAGTCAACGCGAGAGAGAACGTCAGAACGCACGCAATGA
- a CDS encoding ABC transporter permease subunit: MVSHIATVARKDFDDASRSKLLWALIGLLVGMVAIGYAGIWYVVDDASASEVLGFLGFPLQTLVPIAALITGYMAVVGERRSGSIKLLLGLPPNRADVVFGKLLGRAAVIGTAIALAFITALVLSSIFFGAVPLFALVEFGLLTLLFGVAFVSFAVGVSAAVSTRGKSMAIVVGSYMLFVALWELVTAGPYRLLYGEGPGTEPATWYLVLEQLNPLMAYTTLATEIVEGTIPPFTFQYGLESFEASQLTPAERYAGEAPFYLQEWFGIVVLLGWLLVPALIGYYRFSRADL; this comes from the coding sequence ATGGTCTCTCATATCGCTACCGTCGCCCGCAAGGATTTCGACGATGCCAGTCGCTCGAAACTCCTTTGGGCGCTGATCGGCTTGCTCGTCGGGATGGTCGCCATCGGCTATGCGGGAATCTGGTACGTCGTCGACGACGCGAGCGCGTCTGAAGTGCTTGGCTTCCTTGGCTTTCCGCTCCAGACGCTCGTCCCGATAGCCGCACTCATTACAGGCTACATGGCCGTCGTCGGCGAACGCCGGTCGGGGAGCATCAAACTCCTGCTCGGCCTGCCACCGAACCGGGCCGATGTCGTCTTCGGCAAACTCCTCGGCCGGGCAGCCGTCATCGGGACGGCAATCGCGCTCGCGTTCATCACCGCACTCGTCTTGAGTTCGATCTTCTTCGGCGCAGTCCCCCTGTTTGCGCTGGTCGAGTTTGGCCTTCTGACGCTGCTGTTCGGCGTCGCCTTCGTCAGCTTCGCCGTCGGCGTCTCCGCAGCCGTCTCGACTCGAGGAAAATCCATGGCCATCGTCGTCGGCAGCTACATGCTGTTTGTCGCCCTCTGGGAACTCGTTACCGCCGGCCCCTACCGACTACTCTACGGGGAGGGACCCGGAACGGAGCCCGCGACGTGGTATCTCGTCCTCGAGCAACTCAATCCACTGATGGCCTACACGACGCTTGCAACCGAGATCGTCGAGGGCACGATTCCGCCGTTTACCTTCCAGTACGGCCTCGAGAGCTTCGAAGCCTCCCAGCTGACGCCGGCCGAACGCTACGCTGGTGAGGCACCGTTTTACTTGCAAGAATGGTTCGGTATCGTCGTCCTGCTCGGCTGGTTGCTCGTGCCTGCGCTGATTGGGTACTATCGGTTCAGCCGAGCCGATCTGTAA